A stretch of Pseudomonas taetrolens DNA encodes these proteins:
- a CDS encoding DUF6436 domain-containing protein: MPVPTAKNLIACLITLVCAAGLWVAYDWFQGRYIRVFSDQTALFAGDILRLPAELSGPGPIRVVHFWDPACPCNVGNQQHLADLLAQYVPQGVEFYAVQKPGTQGQLPATLGAIKPLASLPGSEHLSASPAVAIWDRSGQLAYFGPYSEGATCNASNSFIDPVLRALATNRPVKATHTMAVGCYCPWQADAAPH, from the coding sequence ATGCCTGTGCCCACCGCCAAAAACCTGATTGCCTGCCTGATAACGCTGGTCTGTGCGGCGGGATTGTGGGTGGCTTACGACTGGTTTCAAGGCCGCTACATTCGCGTCTTCAGCGACCAAACAGCGTTGTTTGCCGGCGACATCCTGCGCCTGCCCGCCGAGCTGTCCGGGCCGGGGCCGATTCGCGTGGTGCATTTCTGGGATCCGGCCTGCCCGTGCAATGTCGGCAATCAGCAACACCTCGCGGACCTGCTGGCTCAGTATGTACCGCAAGGCGTCGAGTTTTACGCCGTGCAAAAACCGGGCACTCAAGGCCAGCTACCGGCCACCCTGGGCGCAATCAAGCCCTTGGCCAGCCTGCCCGGCTCCGAACACCTGAGCGCCAGCCCGGCCGTGGCGATCTGGGACCGCAGCGGCCAACTGGCCTATTTCGGCCCCTATAGCGAAGGCGCTACGTGCAATGCCAGCAACAGCTTCATCGACCCCGTCTTGCGCGCGCTAGCCACGAACCGCCCGGTAAAAGCCACCCATACCATGGCCGTGGGCTGTTATTGCCCGTGGCAGGCCGATGCCGCCCCTCATTGA
- a CDS encoding phospholipase BipL codes for MPAPFAPDSLRASLHPLAAGQPLSSEALAYQRFYGVDFPRRETPVRRLLGRFSAAGYDVVCQVWWPDVPPVATLFVVHGFYDHMGLYKHVIEWGLNRGFVVIACDLPGHGLSSGERASIGDFAQYQAVLHGLFHEAQSLALPQPWHLCGQSTGGAIVLDHLLRHGDQSPAQGQAILLAPLVRPKDWHWSKFSYYLLRAFVKGIDRRFSENSNDPAFLPFLQADPLQPRRLPTAWVGALARWIPLIEAALPSARRPLVIQGQADETVDWRHNLNVLSAKFNQPRVLLLPKARHHLANETAEIRDRYFAFLDTFF; via the coding sequence ATGCCCGCCCCGTTTGCTCCCGACTCCTTGCGCGCCAGCTTGCACCCTTTGGCCGCGGGTCAACCGTTATCGAGCGAGGCTCTGGCGTACCAGCGTTTTTATGGTGTGGATTTTCCCCGGCGGGAAACGCCGGTTCGCCGGCTTCTGGGGCGCTTTAGTGCTGCGGGCTATGACGTGGTCTGTCAGGTATGGTGGCCCGATGTTCCACCGGTGGCGACGCTGTTCGTGGTCCACGGTTTTTACGATCACATGGGGCTGTATAAACATGTCATTGAATGGGGGCTGAACCGGGGATTTGTCGTCATCGCCTGCGATTTGCCCGGTCATGGCCTGTCGAGTGGCGAGCGGGCCAGCATCGGTGATTTCGCGCAATATCAGGCCGTGCTGCACGGTTTGTTTCATGAGGCGCAATCGTTGGCCCTGCCGCAACCCTGGCACCTGTGCGGGCAGAGCACCGGTGGGGCGATTGTTCTGGATCATCTGCTGCGCCACGGTGACCAAAGCCCGGCTCAGGGGCAGGCCATTTTGCTGGCGCCATTGGTCAGGCCCAAAGATTGGCACTGGTCAAAGTTCAGCTATTACCTGCTGCGAGCTTTCGTCAAAGGCATTGACCGGCGTTTCAGCGAGAATTCAAACGACCCGGCGTTTTTACCGTTCCTGCAAGCGGATCCGCTACAGCCGCGGCGTCTGCCGACCGCGTGGGTCGGTGCACTGGCGCGCTGGATTCCGCTTATCGAGGCCGCGCTTCCCAGTGCACGCCGGCCCTTGGTGATTCAAGGGCAGGCCGACGAAACAGTTGACTGGCGGCACAACCTGAACGTGCTGAGCGCCAAGTTCAATCAACCCCGGGTGCTGTTATTGCCCAAGGCCCGGCACCACCTGGCGAATGAAACCGCAGAGATACGCGATCGTTATTTCGCTTTTTTGGACACGTTTTTTTGA
- a CDS encoding DUF2059 domain-containing protein → MRRLFLLLMLFCTLPAWADNLDDLFKIAGWPEQRAHFNDALNAAQERYRDNLPPAVYQALVNNSSQRFAPEAMDRRAKQQMRKNLPDPVPALTFFQSPLGHKIVAAELLATRRDQLAKHAKGLPRIEGSATRQLLINHLSNALPAREAGAEVSLAIAGVAADSLSSMIPGLLGGGQAQGMLNGQRQRLMEQIAGELDNTLLYVYRDLSDPELEEFVTFAESPEGKTYYQAALAAIRAGLAVGQSTSSLIQ, encoded by the coding sequence ATGCGCCGCTTGTTTTTACTGTTAATGCTGTTTTGCACCTTACCCGCATGGGCAGATAACCTCGATGATCTGTTCAAGATTGCCGGCTGGCCGGAACAACGTGCGCATTTCAATGATGCCCTCAATGCCGCTCAAGAGCGTTATCGCGATAACTTGCCGCCTGCGGTGTATCAAGCCCTGGTCAATAACAGCAGCCAGCGCTTTGCGCCCGAAGCCATGGATCGGCGCGCCAAGCAGCAAATGCGCAAAAATCTGCCTGACCCTGTGCCCGCGCTGACGTTTTTCCAGTCCCCGCTAGGCCACAAGATCGTGGCTGCAGAACTGCTGGCTACCCGGCGCGATCAGTTGGCCAAACACGCGAAAGGCTTACCGCGCATCGAAGGCAGCGCGACGCGCCAGTTGCTGATCAACCATTTATCCAATGCACTGCCAGCCCGGGAAGCCGGCGCAGAAGTCAGCCTGGCGATTGCCGGTGTAGCGGCCGACAGCTTGAGTTCCATGATCCCCGGCTTGCTGGGCGGCGGCCAGGCTCAAGGCATGCTGAATGGCCAGCGCCAGCGTTTGATGGAGCAAATCGCCGGCGAACTGGATAACACCCTGCTCTACGTGTATCGCGACCTGTCTGATCCGGAACTTGAAGAATTCGTCACGTTTGCCGAATCGCCTGAAGGTAAAACCTATTACCAGGCCGCATTGGCCGCCATTCGCGCCGGGCTGGCCGTAGGCCAGAGCACCTCAAGCCTAATCCAATGA
- a CDS encoding 2OG-Fe(II) oxygenase, producing MRAMQIPSDHPLLLRIVDDLYAQGWSQQNIFLPEALTLELAAECHKRAGEGELVPAAVGRGLAQEVREGIRGDHIQWLEPGETLACDNYLGLMESLRIAMNRRLFLGLEDFESHFALYPPDAFYLKHLDRFRDDDRRMVSAVVYLNQAWLPEHGGHLRMYLEGGIDYDVLPAGGCLVVFLSGEIPHEVMPATRDRLSLTGWFRRRANDVFI from the coding sequence ATGCGCGCCATGCAAATACCTTCTGATCACCCGCTATTGTTGCGTATCGTTGACGACCTGTATGCACAAGGGTGGTCACAGCAAAATATCTTTCTGCCCGAGGCTTTGACCCTCGAATTGGCGGCTGAGTGCCATAAACGTGCTGGTGAAGGCGAACTGGTTCCGGCGGCGGTTGGGCGGGGCCTAGCCCAAGAGGTCAGGGAGGGTATCCGCGGTGACCATATTCAATGGCTGGAGCCTGGAGAAACCTTAGCCTGTGACAATTACCTGGGCTTAATGGAAAGCCTGCGAATCGCCATGAATCGCAGGCTTTTTTTGGGCCTGGAGGACTTTGAAAGCCACTTCGCGCTCTATCCGCCAGATGCGTTTTACCTCAAGCACCTGGACCGTTTCCGTGATGATGACCGGCGCATGGTCTCTGCCGTGGTGTACCTTAATCAGGCTTGGCTACCCGAGCACGGAGGTCACTTGCGTATGTACCTCGAGGGCGGGATCGACTATGACGTACTGCCCGCCGGGGGATGCCTGGTGGTGTTCCTGTCGGGAGAGATCCCGCACGAGGTGATGCCAGCCACCCGCGACCGTCTATCCTTGACCGGCTGGTTTCGCCGGCGTGCCAACGATGTGTTCATATGA
- a CDS encoding DUF523 domain-containing protein, which translates to MSQKLLISRCLLGHPVRYDGGANGPHAQLAQWQAEGRVVALCPEVAGGLPTPRAPAEIPGGQGEAVLSASARVMTIDGEDVTQAFVSGARQALRLVEQHRIRIAILKANSPSCGNVQTYDGSFTGNKVEGQGVTAALLTQAGVQVFNELQLVEAAKALADLEAEFL; encoded by the coding sequence ATGAGCCAAAAACTATTGATCAGCCGCTGCCTGCTGGGCCATCCCGTGCGTTACGACGGTGGCGCCAATGGCCCGCATGCACAGCTGGCGCAATGGCAGGCCGAAGGCCGTGTGGTCGCCTTGTGTCCGGAAGTCGCAGGCGGCTTGCCGACCCCTCGTGCACCGGCGGAGATCCCCGGTGGTCAAGGTGAGGCGGTACTCAGCGCAAGCGCCCGGGTGATGACCATAGATGGTGAAGACGTCACGCAGGCGTTTGTATCCGGCGCACGCCAAGCCCTGCGACTGGTTGAACAGCACCGCATTCGCATCGCCATCCTCAAGGCCAACAGCCCTTCGTGTGGCAATGTACAGACCTATGACGGCAGTTTTACGGGGAACAAAGTTGAAGGCCAGGGCGTGACTGCGGCGCTCCTGACGCAAGCCGGGGTGCAGGTGTTCAACGAGCTGCAACTGGTAGAAGCGGCAAAAGCGTTAGCAGACCTTGAGGCCGAGTTTTTGTAA
- a CDS encoding carbonic anhydrase: MTDKQKPQPSASATAESADSALHHIVDGFLHFHHEIFPEQEAFFKKLATAQKPRAMFIACADSRIVPELITQSSPGDLFVTRNVGNVVPPYGQMNGGVSTAIEYAVLALGVQHIIICGHSDCGAMRAVLNPASLKKMPTVKAWLHHVEVAKTMVQDNCNCATEAESMHVLTEENVIAQLQHLRTHPSVASRMANGHLFIHGWVYDIETSAIKAYDADKGCFLPLDGTNPIPSATPKARF; the protein is encoded by the coding sequence ATGACTGACAAGCAGAAACCACAGCCTTCGGCCTCGGCCACCGCAGAAAGCGCTGATTCAGCGTTGCACCATATCGTTGATGGTTTTTTACATTTCCATCACGAAATCTTCCCTGAGCAAGAAGCTTTTTTCAAAAAACTCGCCACCGCACAAAAGCCACGTGCGATGTTCATTGCCTGTGCTGATTCGCGGATTGTGCCGGAACTGATCACTCAAAGTTCCCCTGGTGATCTGTTCGTCACGCGTAACGTGGGCAATGTCGTACCCCCTTACGGTCAGATGAACGGCGGCGTATCGACCGCCATCGAGTATGCGGTGCTGGCACTGGGCGTACAGCACATCATCATTTGCGGGCATTCGGATTGTGGCGCGATGCGGGCGGTGCTGAACCCTGCGAGCCTGAAAAAAATGCCCACGGTCAAAGCTTGGCTACACCACGTAGAAGTGGCCAAGACCATGGTGCAGGACAACTGCAACTGCGCCACCGAAGCCGAAAGCATGCACGTGTTGACTGAAGAAAACGTGATTGCCCAGTTGCAGCATTTGCGCACGCACCCGTCGGTGGCATCGCGCATGGCCAACGGGCACCTGTTTATCCATGGTTGGGTGTACGACATCGAAACCAGTGCGATTAAAGCCTACGACGCTGACAAAGGCTGTTTCCTGCCGCTGGATGGCACCAACCCGATCCCGAGTGCCACGCCCAAGGCACGGTTTTAA
- the coxB gene encoding cytochrome c oxidase subunit II, with protein MRHPRVWMGLLLWSVFTQAHGAWTVNMAPGVTEVSNAVFDLHMTIFWICVVIGIIVFTAMFWSMIVHRRSTGQQAAKFHENTSVEILWTVVPLLILIAMAVPATKTLINIYDSTESDVDIQVTGYQWKWHYKYLGQDVEFFSNLSTPAEQIHNQATKGEHYLLEVDEPLVLPIGAKVRFLVTSADVIHSWWVPAFAVKRDAIPGFINEAWTRVEKPGIYRGQCAELCGKDHGFMPIVVDVKTRADYDAWLAGRKAQAAQLKELTSKEWTLEELVARGDKVYHTACTSCHQAEGQGLPPMFPALKGSPIATGPKDEHLHRVFFGKPGTAMAAFGKQLSEVDIAAVVTYERNAWGNNKGDMVTPKDVLELKQAQGK; from the coding sequence ATGCGACATCCACGTGTTTGGATGGGCCTGCTGTTGTGGTCAGTATTCACTCAGGCTCACGGAGCCTGGACGGTGAATATGGCGCCGGGTGTGACAGAAGTCAGTAACGCCGTTTTCGACCTGCACATGACCATATTCTGGATCTGTGTCGTGATTGGCATCATCGTCTTCACTGCCATGTTCTGGTCGATGATCGTCCATCGGCGTTCCACCGGTCAGCAAGCGGCCAAATTCCACGAAAACACTTCGGTGGAGATCCTCTGGACTGTCGTCCCCCTGCTCATACTCATAGCGATGGCGGTACCCGCCACCAAGACCCTGATCAATATCTACGACAGCACCGAGTCGGATGTCGACATCCAGGTCACGGGCTATCAGTGGAAATGGCATTACAAATACCTGGGTCAGGACGTCGAGTTCTTCAGTAATCTGTCCACCCCTGCCGAGCAGATCCATAACCAGGCCACCAAGGGCGAGCATTACTTGCTTGAAGTCGATGAGCCTCTGGTATTGCCGATTGGCGCCAAGGTCCGATTTCTGGTGACGTCGGCCGACGTTATCCACTCATGGTGGGTACCCGCCTTCGCGGTCAAGCGCGATGCCATTCCGGGCTTTATCAACGAAGCCTGGACTCGTGTTGAAAAGCCCGGCATTTATCGCGGCCAATGCGCTGAACTCTGCGGCAAGGATCACGGCTTCATGCCCATTGTGGTCGACGTCAAAACCCGCGCCGATTACGACGCCTGGCTTGCGGGGCGCAAGGCCCAGGCCGCACAACTCAAAGAGTTGACCAGCAAGGAATGGACCCTTGAGGAGCTGGTGGCTCGCGGCGATAAGGTCTACCACACCGCTTGCACGTCCTGCCATCAGGCCGAAGGCCAGGGGCTGCCGCCCATGTTCCCCGCTCTTAAAGGCTCACCGATTGCCACCGGGCCCAAGGACGAGCACCTGCATCGCGTGTTTTTCGGAAAGCCGGGCACTGCCATGGCGGCCTTCGGCAAGCAGTTGTCGGAAGTCGATATCGCGGCGGTGGTGACCTACGAGCGCAATGCCTGGGGGAATAACAAGGGCGATATGGTGACCCCCAAAGATGTGCTGGAGTTAAAACAGGCGCAAGGCAAATGA
- the ctaD gene encoding cytochrome c oxidase subunit I: MSAVIDDHGAAGEHAHGPAKGLMRWVLTTNHKDIGTLYLWFSFCMFLLGGSFAMVIRAELFQPGLQIVEPAFFNQMTTMHGLIMVFGAVMPAFVGLANWMIPLMIGAPDMALPRMNNFSFWLLPAAFLMLVSTLFTAGGGPNFGWTFYAPLSTTYAPESVTYFIFAIHLMGISSIMGAINVIATILNLRAPGMTLMKMPLFVWTWLITAFLLIAVMPVLAGVVTMMLMDIHFGTSFFSAAGGGDPVLFQHVFWFFGHPEVYIMILPAFGAVSAIIPTFSRKPLFGYTSMVYATASIAFLSFIVWAHHMFVVGIPLVGELFFMYATLLIAVPTGVKVFNWASTMWQGSLTFETPMLFAVAFVILFTIGGFSGLMLAIAPADFQYHDTYFVVAHFHYVLVPGAIFGIFASTYYWLPKWTGHMYDETLGKLHFWLSFVGMNLTFFPMHFVGLAGMPRRIPDYNLQFADFNMVASIGGFMFGATQFLFLFIVIKCIRGGPKAPAKPWDGAEGLEWSVPSPAPYHTFTTPPEVK, encoded by the coding sequence ATGAGTGCTGTTATTGATGACCACGGGGCTGCAGGCGAGCATGCACACGGCCCCGCCAAAGGGTTGATGCGGTGGGTGTTGACCACCAATCACAAAGACATCGGCACCTTGTACCTGTGGTTCAGCTTCTGCATGTTCTTGCTCGGTGGCTCCTTCGCCATGGTCATCCGTGCCGAGCTTTTCCAGCCGGGTCTGCAGATTGTCGAGCCGGCATTTTTTAACCAGATGACCACCATGCACGGGCTGATCATGGTGTTCGGTGCGGTCATGCCCGCGTTTGTCGGCCTGGCCAACTGGATGATCCCGCTGATGATCGGGGCGCCAGACATGGCGTTGCCGAGGATGAACAACTTCAGTTTCTGGCTGCTCCCCGCAGCGTTTCTCATGCTGGTATCGACCCTGTTCACGGCGGGAGGCGGGCCGAACTTCGGGTGGACGTTTTACGCGCCGTTATCCACTACGTATGCACCTGAAAGCGTTACTTATTTTATTTTTGCCATTCATTTGATGGGTATCAGTTCCATCATGGGCGCGATCAACGTGATTGCCACCATTCTCAACTTGCGCGCCCCTGGCATGACGTTGATGAAGATGCCGCTGTTCGTGTGGACCTGGTTGATCACGGCCTTTCTTCTGATTGCAGTCATGCCTGTGCTCGCCGGTGTGGTGACCATGATGCTGATGGATATTCACTTCGGTACCAGCTTTTTCAGTGCGGCCGGGGGAGGGGACCCGGTGTTGTTCCAGCATGTGTTCTGGTTCTTTGGGCATCCTGAGGTCTACATCATGATCCTGCCGGCTTTCGGGGCTGTCAGCGCAATCATTCCGACCTTCTCGCGCAAACCTTTGTTCGGATACACCTCAATGGTGTACGCCACGGCGAGCATTGCTTTCCTGTCATTCATCGTATGGGCGCACCACATGTTCGTGGTGGGGATCCCGTTGGTGGGTGAGCTGTTCTTCATGTACGCCACGCTGCTGATTGCAGTGCCTACCGGGGTCAAGGTGTTCAACTGGGCGAGCACCATGTGGCAAGGCTCGTTGACCTTCGAAACACCGATGCTGTTTGCCGTGGCCTTTGTGATTCTGTTCACCATCGGCGGATTTTCCGGGTTGATGCTGGCCATCGCACCGGCCGACTTTCAGTACCACGACACCTACTTTGTGGTGGCGCATTTCCATTACGTGCTGGTGCCGGGAGCGATTTTCGGGATCTTCGCATCGACCTACTACTGGTTACCGAAATGGACCGGGCACATGTACGACGAAACCTTGGGCAAGCTGCACTTCTGGCTCTCATTCGTGGGCATGAACCTGACTTTCTTCCCGATGCACTTTGTCGGGCTGGCAGGGATGCCACGGAGGATTCCGGACTACAACCTGCAATTTGCCGACTTCAACATGGTGGCCTCGATTGGCGGATTCATGTTCGGCGCCACGCAGTTTCTGTTCCTGTTTATCGTCATCAAATGCATCCGCGGCGGGCCCAAGGCGCCGGCCAAGCCTTGGGACGGAGCTGAAGGGCTGGAGTGGAGCGTGCCATCGCCCGCGCCTTACCACACCTTCACCACCCCACCGGAAGTCAAATGA
- a CDS encoding cytochrome c oxidase assembly protein yields MNDSTSIKRLVIRLLLLVTVMFAFGFALVPIYDVMCKAFGINGKTAGQYEGSQVVDDSRQVRVQFLSTNAIDMVWEFYPKGDQLDVSPGAVNEMVFVAINPSDHPMTAQAVPSISPAQAAQYFHKTECFCFTQQVLQPGERIEMPMRFIVDRDMPKDVKHLTLAYTLFDITARQPPAIANAGSDSTRLAR; encoded by the coding sequence ATGAATGACTCAACCTCGATCAAGCGCCTGGTCATCCGCCTGTTGCTGCTGGTAACGGTGATGTTTGCCTTTGGTTTTGCCCTGGTGCCGATTTACGACGTGATGTGCAAGGCTTTCGGCATTAACGGCAAAACCGCGGGGCAATATGAAGGCTCGCAGGTGGTGGATGACAGTCGCCAGGTTCGCGTGCAGTTCTTGTCGACCAATGCCATCGACATGGTGTGGGAGTTTTACCCCAAGGGCGATCAACTGGACGTGAGCCCGGGAGCGGTCAACGAAATGGTCTTTGTGGCGATCAACCCTTCGGATCACCCGATGACGGCTCAAGCCGTACCGAGTATTTCACCTGCCCAGGCCGCCCAGTATTTCCACAAGACCGAATGCTTTTGCTTTACCCAACAAGTGTTACAGCCGGGCGAACGCATCGAAATGCCGATGCGCTTTATCGTTGATCGCGATATGCCCAAGGACGTGAAACACCTGACGCTGGCCTACACGCTGTTCGATATCACCGCTCGCCAACCGCCTGCCATCGCCAACGCTGGCAGTGATAGCACCCGGCTTGCCCGATAA
- a CDS encoding cytochrome c oxidase subunit 3, giving the protein MATHDHYYVPAQSKWPIIASVGLFITVYGLGMWFNDMKAARPDSHGPLIFFIGSLVLAYMLFGWFGAVIKESRAGLYSPQLDRSFRWGMTWFIFSEVMFFVAFFGALFYVRNISGPDIAGEGSRAMTQLLWPDFQFAWPLLHTPDPTLYPAPKDIINPWGLPLLNTVLLVSSSVTVTIAHHALNKGHRGALKFWLALTVVLGIAFLGFQAEEYIHAYKELGLTLGSGVYGATFFMLTGFHGAHVTIGTLILLVMLIRVMRGHFNAEHQFGFEAATWYWHFVDVVWIGLFVFVYVL; this is encoded by the coding sequence ATGGCAACTCACGATCACTATTACGTTCCGGCGCAGAGCAAGTGGCCGATTATTGCCTCAGTGGGCCTGTTCATTACGGTGTATGGCCTGGGCATGTGGTTTAACGACATGAAAGCCGCCCGGCCGGATTCTCACGGCCCGCTGATTTTCTTCATCGGTAGCCTGGTACTGGCCTACATGCTGTTTGGCTGGTTCGGTGCGGTCATCAAAGAGAGCCGGGCTGGGCTCTACAGCCCGCAGCTGGACCGATCGTTTCGCTGGGGCATGACCTGGTTTATTTTTTCCGAAGTGATGTTCTTCGTCGCGTTTTTCGGTGCTCTTTTTTACGTGCGCAACATATCGGGTCCAGATATTGCGGGCGAAGGCAGCCGGGCCATGACGCAATTGCTGTGGCCGGATTTTCAATTTGCCTGGCCACTGTTGCACACCCCTGACCCGACCCTGTACCCCGCGCCCAAAGACATCATCAACCCTTGGGGGCTGCCGCTGCTCAACACCGTGTTGCTGGTCAGTTCGAGCGTGACGGTGACCATTGCCCACCATGCCCTGAACAAGGGCCATCGCGGGGCGCTGAAATTCTGGCTGGCCCTGACCGTTGTGCTGGGCATCGCGTTTTTGGGGTTTCAGGCTGAGGAATACATTCACGCTTATAAAGAGCTGGGGCTGACGCTGGGTTCCGGGGTCTATGGCGCGACGTTCTTTATGCTCACCGGCTTTCATGGGGCCCACGTGACCATCGGTACCCTGATTTTGCTCGTGATGCTGATTCGAGTGATGCGTGGGCATTTCAACGCTGAGCATCAGTTCGGTTTTGAGGCTGCCACTTGGTATTGGCACTTTGTGGACGTGGTGTGGATCGGTTTGTTTGTGTTTGTGTACGTGCTTTAG
- a CDS encoding twin transmembrane helix small protein, whose protein sequence is MLKIAIVLMLIATVISLFSGLFFLLSDQGRSNRLVTALTVRVTLAVITVTLIGWGFYSGQLVSSAPW, encoded by the coding sequence ATGTTGAAAATCGCTATTGTGCTGATGCTGATTGCGACCGTAATCAGCCTGTTCAGCGGCCTGTTCTTTCTGCTCAGCGACCAGGGTCGTTCAAATCGCCTGGTCACCGCGCTGACCGTGCGCGTGACCCTGGCCGTGATCACGGTCACGCTCATCGGCTGGGGCTTCTACAGCGGTCAGTTGGTGTCCTCAGCCCCTTGGTGA
- a CDS encoding SURF1 family protein, producing MMRFRPGIAPTLMVLALLPLLVFLGFWQLARGEQKRVLLASYAERQSAVPLTVGQLALVSEPAFRRVQLRGQFDAHHSLLLDNRMRDGKVGVELLQPFQDQASGEWLLLNRGWLAWPDRRIPPTFSTPEQVLDLQAWVYESPGAAFQLQADPSAARWPRLITAVEPARLWAELGREGFADEVRLASGPAAYQADWPVIATGMGPEKHTAYAVQWFAMALALLGLYLYLGWHNAQEKRHGNGHQSA from the coding sequence ATGATGCGCTTTCGGCCTGGTATTGCGCCCACCTTGATGGTGTTGGCGTTGCTGCCGTTGTTGGTGTTTCTTGGCTTTTGGCAGCTCGCCCGGGGCGAACAGAAGCGCGTGTTGCTCGCCAGCTATGCAGAGCGTCAAAGCGCGGTGCCGCTGACCGTCGGGCAACTGGCCCTGGTCAGCGAACCGGCGTTTCGCCGTGTGCAGTTGCGCGGGCAATTCGATGCTCATCACAGCCTGCTGCTGGATAACCGGATGCGCGACGGCAAGGTTGGCGTCGAACTGCTGCAACCGTTTCAGGATCAGGCCAGCGGAGAATGGCTGCTGCTGAATCGCGGTTGGTTAGCGTGGCCAGATCGGCGCATTCCCCCGACGTTCAGTACCCCGGAGCAGGTTCTTGATCTCCAGGCCTGGGTGTATGAGTCACCCGGGGCTGCCTTTCAGCTACAAGCCGATCCATCGGCTGCGCGTTGGCCTCGTCTGATCACCGCGGTTGAGCCGGCCAGGCTGTGGGCTGAGCTGGGCCGTGAGGGTTTCGCCGATGAAGTGCGTCTTGCGTCGGGCCCGGCGGCTTATCAGGCCGACTGGCCGGTGATCGCCACCGGCATGGGCCCGGAAAAACATACCGCGTATGCCGTGCAATGGTTCGCCATGGCGCTGGCGCTGCTCGGCCTTTACCTCTATCTCGGTTGGCATAACGCTCAGGAGAAACGCCATGGCAACGGCCATCAGTCCGCCTGA
- a CDS encoding COX15/CtaA family protein produces MAKAGFRLALLATLLALLVVLLGAYTRLTHAGLGCPDWPGCYGFISVPQSEAQLAHAELHFPDTPVEADKGWSEMVHRYFAGALGLMIAVLAARAWRQRHVPDQPLKLPLFILLVVFAQAAFGMWTVTLKLWPQVVTGHLLGGFATLSLLFLLTLRLSGVLPALAVPRRLQRWATAGLVLGILQIALGGWVSSNYAAVACIDVPTCHGEWWPAADFANGFHLTQHIGPNYLGGQLDSEARTAIHLTHRLGAVALTLVLLGLAWQLRKVGMTRLAGLLLAALVVQISLGVSNVVFHLPLTVAVAHNAGGAGLLLTLVLVNYHARTALVRVRAPRFARWTFSPRRATAGPFTLKGELPWRP; encoded by the coding sequence ATGGCCAAAGCTGGATTCCGCCTCGCGTTGCTGGCCACGTTGCTGGCGCTGCTCGTGGTGTTGCTCGGTGCCTACACCCGGTTGACCCACGCCGGGCTGGGTTGCCCGGACTGGCCCGGCTGTTATGGCTTCATCAGCGTGCCGCAGAGTGAGGCGCAACTGGCCCATGCCGAGCTGCACTTTCCGGACACGCCGGTGGAGGCCGATAAGGGCTGGAGCGAGATGGTCCATCGTTATTTTGCCGGTGCCCTTGGCCTGATGATTGCGGTGCTGGCTGCGCGGGCCTGGCGCCAGCGGCATGTGCCGGATCAACCCCTCAAGCTGCCCCTGTTCATCTTGCTGGTGGTGTTCGCCCAGGCCGCCTTTGGCATGTGGACGGTGACGCTGAAGTTATGGCCGCAGGTGGTGACGGGGCATTTACTCGGTGGTTTTGCGACGTTGAGCCTGCTGTTTTTGCTGACGTTACGTCTGTCCGGGGTGTTACCCGCCCTCGCCGTGCCTCGCCGTCTGCAGCGCTGGGCCACGGCCGGGCTGGTACTGGGGATTTTGCAAATTGCCCTGGGAGGCTGGGTCAGCTCCAACTATGCGGCCGTGGCATGCATTGATGTGCCCACCTGCCACGGCGAATGGTGGCCTGCCGCCGATTTTGCCAACGGCTTTCATCTGACCCAGCACATCGGTCCCAACTATTTGGGCGGGCAACTGGACAGCGAAGCCCGCACGGCGATTCACCTCACCCATCGCTTGGGGGCTGTGGCGCTGACGCTGGTTTTACTGGGTCTGGCCTGGCAGCTACGCAAAGTCGGCATGACCCGTCTGGCGGGCTTGTTGCTGGCAGCATTGGTGGTTCAGATCAGCCTGGGCGTGAGCAACGTGGTGTTTCATCTTCCCCTGACCGTGGCGGTGGCGCACAACGCGGGCGGTGCGGGGCTGTTGCTGACGCTGGTGCTGGTTAACTATCACGCTCGCACGGCGCTGGTCAGGGTCAGGGCTCCGCGTTTTGCGCGTTGGACTTTCAGCCCCCGGCGCGCAACGGCCGGTCCCTTCACCCTGAAAGGAGAACTGCCATGGCGACCCTGA